A stretch of DNA from Mycolicibacterium celeriflavum:
CCACTGCCATGGCGCGTGTGAGCATCATGCAGGCAGCATCACACGTTCGGGGCAGCTAGATCTCCCATCCGGCGAAACTACTTCCTCAGCCCAGGCCGGGGACGATGTCGCCGAGCTTGAAGGTGACGGGATGCTCGAGTTGTTCGTAGGTGCAGGAGCGGGGGTCACGGTCGGGCCGCCATCGGTTGAATTGTGCGGTGTGGCGGAACCTTTCGCCCTCCATGTGGTCATAGCGCACCTCGACAACAAGTTCGGGTCGCAGCGGCACGAACGACAGGTCCTTGCCGGCGTTCCAGCGTGACCCCTCGTTGCGGCGGGGCGTGCGATCGCCGACCATGTGTGCGGCCCAGTTCCATGGGTGCTCGTCGAATGTCGTTACCAGCGGCTGCAACTCGGTGAAGAGTTCGCGACGCCGGGCCATCGGGAAAGCGCCGATGACGCCGACGGATGCGAGCGTCCCGTCGTGCTTGTAGAGCCCGAGCAGCAGCGAACCGATCGCATCCTCGCCGGATTTGTGCACCCGGTAGCCGGCGACCACGCAGTCCGCGGTGCGTTCGTGCTTGATCTTGAACATCACGCGCTTGTCCGGCTGATACGTGAGGTCCAATGGCTTGGCGATGATGCCGTCGAGGCCCGCGCCTTCGAACTCGTCGAACCAGCGGCGTGCGGTGGCCAGGTCGGTGCTCGCCGGCGTGACGTGGAACGACTGGCCGGTGTCGGTGAGCGCGTCGACGAGCGCGGCGCGCCGCTGCGTGAACGGTCGGCCGGTGTAGTCGCTTTCGCCGAGCGCGAGCAGGTCGAACGCGATGAACGATGCCGGGATCTGTTCGGCAAGCATTCGCACCCGGCTGGCGGCGGGATGCAGGCGCAGCTGAAGCGCCTCGAAGTCCAGGCCGTGGTCGGTCGCGATGATGATCTCGCCGTCGATGACGCAGCGATCGGGGAGTTCAGCCTTGGCTGCTTCGACCAGCTCGGGGAAGTACCGGGTCATCGGTCGCTCGTTGCGGCTGCCCAGCTCGACTTCGTCACCGTCGCGAAAGCAGATCGACCGGAAGCCGTCCCACTTCGGTTCGTAGGAAGCGTCGGCTGGAATCGATGTGACCGATTTGGCCAGCATCGGCGACACCGGAGGCATCACGGGCAGGTCCATCGGCCCCATTGTGGCATCAGATCGGCGTTGAGAAGGCACAAAATGCCGCGAAACGTCTTGGCTGTACGGCGTTTTGCGACTGCTCGGAGTGAAACGTCACCAATGAGGATCGGCTCTTTTCCCTCCGCGCAAGTGCCACTTAGGACGGCGGCGCCGAGCCATGTCGATGTCCCGCCGTGGCACCTGCGCTCTTACCCAAGATAATTTAAAGGGCTATAGTCATTTAAATCGGTGAACTGATCGCGGGAGGTGGCGCAGATGGCGCACGAGATCGCCCATCACCGTGTCCTTCCGGCGGCGACGTGATTACGGTCGTCGAACTGACACCGCCCCGGCCATTCCCGCCCCGAGGAGGAGTCAAGGGTTCGTTCGTATACCGGATGGTGACTACCACAGACCCGAAGCTGCTGGGAATCATGTACACCGCCACCTCGGTCGGCTTCTTCTTGGCCGGCGGTTTGATGGCGCTGCTTATGCGCTCGGAGTTGACCGCGCCGGGGTTGCAGTTCCTTTCCAACGAGCAGTACAACCAGCTATTCACCATGCACGGCACGATCATGCTGTTGCTGTATGCGACGCCGGTCGTGTTCGGATTCGCCAATTGCATTCTGCCGCTTCAAATTGGGGCGCCCGACGTGGCGTTCCCGCGGTTGAACGCGCTCAGCTACTGGCTCTATCTGTTCGGCGCACTGATCACTGTAGCTGGTTTCATCACCCCTGGCGGGGCGGCTGACTTCGGGTGGACCGCCTACAGCCCGCTCAGCGACGCTTTGCATTCGCCCGGCGCAGGCGCCGATCTGTGGATCATGGGCCTGGCCATCGCCGGTTTGGGGACCATCCTGGGCGCGGTCAACATGATCACCACCGTGGTTTGCATGCGCGCACCGGGGATGACGATGTTTCGGATGCCGATCTTCACCTGGAACATCCTGGTCACGAGCATCATGATCCTCATCGCATTCCCGCTGTTGACCGCCGCGCTGCTCGGCTTGGCGGTCGACCGGCACCTGGGTGCTCACATATACGACGCGGCCAACGGTGGAGCGATCCTGTGGCAGCACCTGTTCTGGTTCTTCGGCCACCCCGAGGTCTACATCGTCGCGATCCCGTTCTTCGGCATCATCACCGAAATCGTTCCGGTGTTCAGCCGCAAACCGGTCTTCGGCTACACCACCATGGTGTACGCGACCGTGAGCATCGCAGCCCTTTCGACCGCCGTCTGGGCCCACCACATGTTCGCCACCGGTGCCGTACTTCTACCCTTCTTCTCGTTCATGTCGTATCTGATTGCGGTTCCCACCGGGATCAAGTTCTTCAACTGGATCGGCACGATGTGGCACGGGCAGTTGACGTTCGAGACTCCAATGTTGTTCTCGGTCGGCTTCATGCTCACCTTTCTACTGGGGGGACTGTCCGGCGTCATGCTGGCCAGCCCGCCGATCGACTTCCACGTCACCGACACCTACTTCCTGGTCGCGCACTTCCACTACGTGCTGTTCGGCACAATCGTTTTCGCGACCTTCGCCGGCATCTACTTCTGGTTCCCGAAGATGACAGGCCGCCTGCTCGATGAGCGGCTGGGGAAGCTGCACTTCTGGCTGACGTTCATCGGATTCCACACCACCTTCTTGGTGCAGCACTGGCTGGGTAACGAAGGTATGCCGCGTCGCTACGCCGACTATCTGTCCACCGACGGATTCACCACGCTGAACATCGTGTCGACCATCGGGGCGTTCACGCTCGGCGCTTCCATGCTGCCGTTCATCTGGAACGTCTTTAAGAGCTACCGCTATGGCGAGGTCGTCGTCGTCGACGACCCGTGGGGCTACGGCAGCTCCCTGGAATGGGCCACCACCTGTCCACCGCCACGGCACAACTTCATCGAATTACCCAGGATTCGCTCGGAGCGACCGGCTTTCGAATTGCACTATCCGCACATGTCCGATCGGATGCGCGCCGAATCTCACATCGGCCGGAAGTCTCACTCGCCCAGCTAAAGTGCTAATATAAAGGATAAACGTCCTCTAAATAGATGGGTAAGTCCATGGGTACCGAACCTCAACCGGCAACAAATGGGGCAACGGTTGCATCGGCTCTGATTCGGGTGGCTGAACTGGAGCGGTCGGTCAACTTCTACCGCGATGTGTTCTCCTGCAGTGTCGCCATCCACGAGGAAAACACGGCTCTGCTGTTGACGCCGGACGGGTTTCAGATATATCTGCACTCGACGGGCCAACCGCGGCGGCCCCCACTCGCCTCACTCGGAGTTCAGTACCTCATGTGGGCCACCGACAGCGAAGCCGAATTCGAGCGGCTGGCCGGACGTCTGCGGGTCCACGATCAGGACACCTATCAGTACACCGAGAACGAGATGTCGTTCGTTGAGGGCTGTGACCCCGACGGTGGCCGGGTCTTCGTCGCTCATCCCAGTCCGAGCCGGCGTCCGCGACAGCTGATCGCGTCACGGCTGCGGGGGGTCGTCCGCCCACGGTCGGAGCGAACTTTGCAGCGTCTGCGAATCCCGCGCCGCCGCAGAATCGTTGAGACGGCGCCGTCGTCGGTCGGTTCCTGACAGTTCTCTATTCCCTCATGGTCGAGCGTGGGTGCCGGCGAGTGCGAAGAACTCCTGGCGTGATCGAAGATCTTCCCGCAAGGCCCCCAGCAGTGTGGAAGTGATGGTTGCCGATCCGGCGGCGTGAACGCCGCGCAGGGTCATGCAGCTGTGCTCGGCTTCGATGACTACTCCGACACCGCGGGGCTGGAGCTCGTTATCGAGCCAATCGGCGATCTGTTTGGTCAGCCGTTCCTGGCATTGCGGGCGGCAGGCGAAGTGTTCGGCGACGCGGGCCAGCTTTGATAGCCCGATGATGCGTTCGCCCGGTAGATACCCGATGTGCGCTATACCGACAAACGGCAACATGTGGTGCTCGCACACCGATCGCACGGGCAGGTTGCGGGAGATGACGAGTTCGTCGTATCGCTCGTCGTTGGGAAAGGTGGTCAGGTCAAAGCTCCGAGGGGTGAACAGTTCCGCATAGGCGCGCGCCATCCGTCCGGGTGTGCCCGCGAGACTCTCTGAATCAAGTGAAATTCCGAGGGCGCTCAAGAATGCGGTCGCGGCTGCTTCGGCGGCAGCCAGATCCCTCTCGGGAGAGGGATGCACGAGTTGCAGCGCGGCGCTGGAGTGCATGGCGGTTTCCTTCCGCGAGACGCTGCGCCCGGGCGGGGCGTCGCCACTTCGTTGTAGGACCAACTTCGTTGTAGAACCAAACGAAACTAGTTTTAGATTCTGCCGCTCGCACCTATTTGTCAATACTTTTTGGTGTTAGAGTTTGGTTATGACCACGACACGGCTCGAGCGGCTCCTTACCGAGCAGCGGCAAAGCCCGTGGCTCGACAACCTCACCCGTGGATATCTTCGCGACGGCACATTGGCCGACTTCGTCGCTGCCGGGATACGCGGGGTGACGGCCAATCCGACCATCTTGGCGAGAGCCATCCAGGCCTCCGAACTGTATGACGAGCAGTTCTGCGCGCTCGCCGAGGCCGGCTGTTCGGTCGAGGATGCCTATTGGGAACTGGCGGTGCAGGACGTCACCGATGCCCTGGCGGTGTTGCGTCCGACCTACGACAATTCGGTCGGCAGTGATGGTTTCGTGTCGATCGAAGTCGCCCCGGAGTTAGCCCGGGAAACGGTGGCCACGGTCGCCGCCGCCGCCCGACTGCATGAGCGCATCGACCGCCCCAACCTTCTGGTGAAGATCCCTGCCACCGCAGAGGGCATTCCTGCGATCACAGCTTTGATCGGGCGGGGCCTGAGCATAAACGTCACCCTGATCTTCTCCCTGTCTCGCTATGAGCAAGTGATCGAGGCCTATCTGCGGGGCGTGGAAGCGCTTGCCGATCGCGGTGGCGATCTCGCGGCGGTTCGCAGTGTCGCGTCCTTCTTCGTCAGCCGTGTCGACACAGAGGTCGATCACCGACTGGAGGCGTTCGCCGGCGCGGACGCCATGGCATTGCGCGGTAGGGCCGGCATTGCCCAGGCGCGCCTGGCCTACCGGATGTTCCGCGACCGATTCGCCGGCCCGCGATGGGAGAAACTCGCCGCGTCCGGGGCTCACCTGCAACCGCCGCTATGGGCATCGACGTCGACGAAGAACCCCGACTATCCCGACACCCTGTACGTCGACAGCCTCATCGGCCCCGACACGATCAACACGATGGCCGAGACCACCATCGCCGCATTCGAGGACCACGGCACCGTCACGCGGACCCTCGACACCGGTATCGCCGAGGCGACCCGTGTCATGCATGACCTGCGCGTTGTCGGCGTGGACATGGACGACGTCGGGCACTCACTCGAAGACGAAGGTGTCGCAGGCTTCCATCGGTCATTCGCCGATCTTCTAGACACCTTGCGCGACAAAGCACGTCAACTGACGCAGCTTTGATCCGGTGCGCTGCAGCGAGGAGGAGATGAACGTGAGCGCACAGCAGACTTTTATCATCGTGGGCGCCGGACTGGCCGGAGCGAAGGCCGCAGAGGCGCTGCGCACCAATGGTTTCGGTGGAAGGATCGTTCTCATCGGCGAAGAAGACGACCGCCCGTATGACCGACCGCCTCTGTCGAAGGGGTACCTACTGGGCAACACCGAGCGGGAAAAGATCTACATCCATCCCGCGCAGTGGCACACCGAGCACGACGTCGACCTGCGCCTGGGCACCCGTGTTACCGAAATCGACTGCGCTGCGCACGAAGTGAGTACAGCATCCGGAGACAAGCTCGGCTACAACAAGTTGCTGCTGGCCACCGGTTCCTCGCCCCGACGGCTTGATGTGCCCGGTGCAGACCTTGCGGGTGTGCATTATCTGCGCAGAGTCGCCGACAGCGAGGCCTTGCAGGCAGCGTTCGCCTCGGCGCAGCGGGTAGCGATCATCGGCGCCGGGTGGATCGGCCTGGAGACGGCCGCCGCCGCCCGGGCCGCCGGTTGCCACGTGACTCTCATCGAACGGGAACCGCTGCCGTTACTGGGCGTGCTCGGCGCGGAGGTGGCCGAAACGTATGCGGCTCTGCACCGTGCGAACGAAGTCGAGTTGCGGCCGAGTACGGGCGTGGCCGAGATCATCGGCGCGGATACGGTGACCGGCGTGCGCCTGGCCGACGGCGAAGTCGTGCAGGCAGACGCGGTCGTGATCGGCATCGGCATCGCCCCCAATATCGAACTGGCCGCGTCGGCCAGGCTAGCGATCGACAACGGCGTCGTCGTCGACGAACATCTGGCCACCACTGACCCCGACGTATTCGCCGCGGGCGACGTCGCCAACACGTACTACCCGTGGTTGGGCACCCACCTGCGACTCGAGCACTGGTCGGCCGCCCTCAACCAGGGGCCTGTAGCAGCTGCGAACATGATGGGTGCCCACGACTCGTACGACAAGCTGCCCTATTTCTTCTCCGACCAGTACGACAGCGGCATGGAGTATTCGGGCTATGTGCCGCGCAACGGTTACGACTCGGTCGTCTTCCGTGGCGATGTCGCGAGCGGCGAGTTCATCGCCTTCTGGCTGAAGGCCGGAAGGATTCTGGCCGGCATGAACGTCAACACCTGGGACGTTGCCGACGACATCGAGGCGCTGGTGCGCTCCAAAACGCAACCCGACCCATCGAAGTTGGCCGATCCCGGGGTGCCGTTGTCGGATCTAATCGATCAGCGCCTTTCGCGCAGCGCCAAGATGGCAGCCACCGACCCGGCTGGCCGGTAATCAGGTGGACGGTCGTAAAGCCCCCAACCTGGCGAGGCAGAGTTCCGGCTCGACGAACGGATCGAGCCTGGCAGTCAGTCCCTGTTCATGCGCATCGGCTTCTCCGGCAGCGGCCGCGGCGTGGTCGAGCAGTCCCTGCAGCACCCCCAGATGAACCCTGCAACCCACCTCGGGGTGAGCTCGGGCCAAATCCCTTACCGGGCAGGCGTGTAGGCGGATGACGCGCTCCCGGCCCACCATCTGTTCACTGGTCGCAGACAGGGATGCCATCGGTTCGGATTCCGCGGCCAGTTCTGGCTCGAAACCCATGCGGTTGAATATTTCGGTGGCAAGTACCGCTCCTCGGTCCAGCGGGTCATCCACTTCCGATTCATCCGTTTTGTTCTGGGCGGCAGCGACTTCACTCTGAGACGCGGCGACTCGAGCGGCCCAGCGCTGTCCGGCGCGCTGGGCACGCCTCGCGCGGGTCTCCACCGTCTCTCCCAATTCCATCGCGAGGATCTCGGCGAGAGTCCGATAGTCGAGGCGTTCTGCGACGGCACGGTACCCGGTGCGGGGACGACCGACACCGTCCCGGTACATCCGCGTGCGTTCGATCGCTCCAGCCTCGCACAACGCGTTCAGGTGGAACCGCACGGTCGTTACGTGAACCTGCAACTGCGCAGCTAGCTCTGCGGCATCGATCGCGGCGCCATGCTTGCGCACCATTTGAAGCACCCGTTCACGTTGGTGGTTGCGCGGCAAGTGATCTCGCCGCTCCGCCACGGTCGTGGAGACTGTCTCCTCGTCCACCCGGACCCTTACCCTTTCTTATATTTAACGGATATAATTCCTTTATATTATCAGTAGCTTCTCAACGGGGAGGGGTAGAACGAATGACCGTCCGTGGCTTGTCCGCGTCGCCCCGGTCAAAGCAGGACGTGCGCTCGCGCCGAGCGGGAACCGGATATCTCCGCTTGCGGATGAAGCCGGCCCACGATCACGGCGGATTTGTGCAGGGCGCCTGGTGGCCTCGGACCGATCAACTGCACACCGAACTTCCGCATCTGCTTGCAGCCCTTTCGCCGCAGATCGGTCTCGTCGACCGGGTCATATTCGACGGAACCAGTTGGGCGTCAGCGGCGATGCGCATCGAGGTCGAAGACTGCAGCATCAATCTCGAGCGCGCCAGCTCCTCTTCGGCCAACACAGTGTCGATGATCGGCGAGGCCTTTGGTGCACTCGTGCTGCTGGTCGTTCCCCCCTACACAAATCCGGCTCGCGCGTACACGGCGGTGATGACGGCGTCGACGCTCGGCAACGTGTCGACTCCCGACGAATTGCTGGGAATCGGGCCGCAGCACGCGCAGGATCGCCGACTCGCGCTGTTGGCACACCAGCGTTGGGAGTCTGAAGGGGGAGCATTGCGCCACCTGGGCGGTACGCGCAGTGTCGGCATCGGTGGACCGCAGGAGGTGCAGCATGATCAGTGAAGACGAACGCCGTGCGCTGCGCGCGATCGAGCGTCGACTGCGGTGGGAAAACCCGGATTTGGTTCGGCTGTTCAGCTCTGAGAAGCCCCCGCTCACGGTTAACCTCCGTCAACCGGCAAGGGGCAGAGCGTTACTCGCTGCCGCCGCGATCACAGGTCTGCTGCTACTAGGGCCACGCATCTTGACCGAGGCCGAAGTTCGGACCCGGCGGCGAGCGCCGCTGCCGTGCGCCGACATACTCTCGACGCTCCCATCGACCGTCGTGACACCGCCCTGTCGAGCGGCCTGACGTTCCATCAAGACAGCCCGAATCCACCGACGAATACCGACAGCTGGGCCCGGGCGGAAGAGGAGAGAACAATGATGGTCTTCTACGCACTGGCCGCCGCGGTGGGGTTGGGTCTGCTTTTGCTGGCGACCAATCTGCGCATCGTCAAACAATATGAACGAGGTGTTGTCTTCCGATTCGGCCGGGTTCAAACCGACGTGCGCGCACCCGGATTGACGATGCTGATGCCGGTCGCTGACCGCCTCGAAAAGGTCAACATGCAGATCGTCACGATGCCCGTCCCCGCCCAAGACGGCATCACACGCGACAACGTGACGGTGCGAGTGGACGCCGTCATCTACTTCAATGTCGCCGATCCGGTGCGCGTGGCCGTCGACGTACAGGACTACATGTCGGCCATCGGTCAGGTCGCACAGACGTCGCTGCGGTCGATCATCGGCAAGAGTGACCTGGACGATCTGCTGTCTGATCGTGAACACCTCAATCAGGGCTTGGAGTTGATGATCGACAGCCCCGCGCTCCACTGGGGAGTGCACATTGACCGCGTCGAAATCAAGGACGTGGTGCTACCCGATTCGATGAAGCGGTCGATGTCACGCCAAGCGGAAGCCGAGCGTGAGAGACGGGCGCGAATCATCACCGCCGATGGCGAAATGCAGGCATCGGAGAAGCTGGCCCAGGCAGCGGAGGTGATGGCCGAGCACCCGGCCGCTCTGCAGCTGCGGCTGTTGCAAACCGTCGTCGAGGTGGCCGCCGAGAAGAACTCCACGCTGGTGCTGCCCTTTCCCGTCGAACTGCTGCGGTTCTTGGAAAAGGCGACCCCGCAACTTGGGGCCCAAGATGCGGTACGCGCTACACCCGCGGCGCGACCCAACGGTGGAGCGCCGCACGTGGACATCCAGCCGGTCGCCAACGACACACGCGGTCTGCCACTCGAGAGCGTCGCGGGTCAGCCCGTCCGGCTCAACCAATAGCTTCCGGATCACACAGGAAGTCCCGATCTACAGAGCGACCTCATCGTGTCGGGGCGTCCGCCGCAGCAGACTGTGCGCCCTTGTCGCCGGCCGCAGCGAGCGCTCGCCGGACCATGGCCTTACGCTCCTCGATGGCGCGGCCAATATCCTGCAACAGCAGCGGCTTTCGACGCGCGAGTGCCTCGATGTGTTCGCGTTCCACCTCTACGGCGGTGACTTCCTCGAGCGCTCTGGCGGTGGCGAGCACCGGCTCGCGAGTCAGCATCGTCTGGCCAAGGTAGTCGCCCCGATCCAGGGTGCGAACTCCGACAGTCGCGTTGTCGTCGGTGGTTGCGGTAAGGCGTACGCGGCCGCTCACCACAAACGTCATATGTCTGGGCACCTCGCCGGGGAACTGCAGGGTTTCATCGGTCCCGTACCGCACGATGCGCATGAACGGGAGCAGCAGCTGCTGGTCGGTGCGCCCGATCCGCAACGCCTGCCCCAGCACGGTCAATGCATCCTCCTGCAGCTCCTGGTCGGGGTATCCGTCGTCCGCGTCATCGAGGTGCAGCTCGGCTCGCCGGGCCGCGTACCACAGCCAGCGCAGATAGGTCGACCGCGCTGCGACGTCGTTGCCCGCGCTGCGCAACGGAATCGTCGTCGTGTACTCGCCGCCCGCGCCCTTGGTGACTTCGGGCACCGCGCCGGGTCGCAGTTGCGGGAGCAGTTCAGCCACCCGCGCCAACACCGCGCATACCTGGTCGGGGGAGTCGTTCGGGGAAAAGACGGTGACCACTTCCGTCGAGCGACCGTCGCGCGGCAGGCTCAGGTTGATGAACCATTCCGTCGCGAGTAGCGAGTTGGGAAGTACGTATACGCCATTGCCGGACTCGAGATGGGTTGCCCGCCAGTTGACTTCGACCACCCGGCCGCCCGGAAGCCACCGGGTGGCCACCAGGTCGCCCAGTTGAAACGGCTGCTCGAACAGCACCAGCAGCCCGGCGATGATCTGGCCGACGGAGTTCTGCAGAACCAAACCCAAGACGATGGATCCGACGCCGAGCGCAGCGAACAGCCCGCCGACGTTGGCGCCCCAGATCCAGGCGAAGATGAGCGCGATGCCGAGCGCGATCACCACGAAGCGGGCGACCTCGAGGAAGATCGACGGCACCCGCTGGCGCCAGCTTCCTTCCGGCGCGCCTTGGAACACGGTGGCGTTGAGCCCGGAGAGCAACAGCACCAGTACGACGAACCCGAGCCCTGTCGCGACGATCCGCACGGTGGTGGCCTCGGTCGCCACCTCGGTTGCCTTGACCAGAAGTAACAGCAACGCACCCAGCGGCAGTACGTAGTTGCGGATCAGGTTCACCGGCCGGGCGAGATAACTTCGCCGGCGAGCCAGCGCGTTGTGGAGTTCGGTGAGGCATACCAAGGCCAGCGGCAATCCGACCGCGATGACGACGGCCCACCAGAACCACGGCGCCGAGAACACGCCGTCCATCACTGTCGCTCCGAAAGTCGCCAGACATGCTCGCTGCGACCGTCCACCTTGATTTCACCCGCGGCGGTGAACTGTGTCGAGTCCCGCATCGTCTCGAACACCTGGGTCGTGACGTACACGCCTGGTTGTGAGAAGCCGCTCTGCACCTGGTAAGCGAGGTTGACCGCAGCGCCCCACATGTCGTAAGCGAGGCTGGTTCGACCCACCAGCCCGCTGGTCACTGTGCCCGCATCTATGCCCGCACGCAGCTGGAGGCGATTACCAGTCTCGAGGTTGAACCGATCGATGATGTGCTGCAGCTCAACGGCGAACTCAACCGTTCGCCGGACGTTGTCCAGGCGCGGCACGTTGAGTCCGCAGCTGGCCAGGTAGCCGTTGTGCAGCGTGCGGACCTTCTCCACGCCGAGGTTCTCGGCCGCCGCGTCGAACTCCCGCACCAGCCGATTGACGATGGACAGAGCTTCCTCGGACGTCAGATCCTTTGTGAGTACATCCAAGCCGACGATGTCGGCGAAGATCACCGTGACGTCCCGGTGGTCCAGGGCGATCGTCTCCTCACCCTCGCGGTAGCGTTCCACCACCTTCTCGGGCATCAGTGACAGCAGTAGCCGGTCGTTCTCGCGCCGCTGCTCGGTCAGCAGGTCCTCCTTGATCCGCAAGTTGCGGCTCATCTCGTTGAAGGCATGCGTGAGATCGCCGAATTCGTCGCGCGAGATGACGGGCAGGGCGACGTCGTAGTCGCCTGCACTGATCCGCCGCGCGCCGCCCTCGAGTCGGCGTATGGGACCCACGAAAATCCGTGCCAGCAGCATCGCGGCGATACAGACCACAAATATGATCACCGCGGTCGACAACACCAGTGTCCGAGTGAACGCCGCAACCGGGACGAAGGCCTCCTCGGTGTCGATCTTGGCCACGATGGACCAATCGAGCCCCGGCAAGTCGACCGGTGCGTAAGCCTGCAGGGTCTCGCTACCCGTGTAGTCGGTGTCGATCAGCGTCCCGTGTTGACCCTGCAGGGCGCG
This window harbors:
- a CDS encoding mechanosensitive ion channel family protein, which codes for MDGVFSAPWFWWAVVIAVGLPLALVCLTELHNALARRRSYLARPVNLIRNYVLPLGALLLLLVKATEVATEATTVRIVATGLGFVVLVLLLSGLNATVFQGAPEGSWRQRVPSIFLEVARFVVIALGIALIFAWIWGANVGGLFAALGVGSIVLGLVLQNSVGQIIAGLLVLFEQPFQLGDLVATRWLPGGRVVEVNWRATHLESGNGVYVLPNSLLATEWFINLSLPRDGRSTEVVTVFSPNDSPDQVCAVLARVAELLPQLRPGAVPEVTKGAGGEYTTTIPLRSAGNDVAARSTYLRWLWYAARRAELHLDDADDGYPDQELQEDALTVLGQALRIGRTDQQLLLPFMRIVRYGTDETLQFPGEVPRHMTFVVSGRVRLTATTDDNATVGVRTLDRGDYLGQTMLTREPVLATARALEEVTAVEVEREHIEALARRKPLLLQDIGRAIEERKAMVRRALAAAGDKGAQSAAADAPTR